The DNA segment CAACACCCGGCTGGAGGTCGACAACAGCCAGAACCATCACCTTGATCCGGCACAGTGGGACACCATGCTCGATGACCCGGACAGCGTCGTCATCGATACCCGCAACCACTACGAGTACGAGCTGGGCAGCTTCCGGGGCGCGATCAACCCCCGGACAGACAGCTTCCGCGAGTTCTTCGACAAGGTCGAGGAGATGGACATCCCCCGTGACAGGAACATCATGATCTTCTGCACCGGGGGCATTCGCTGCCACAAAGGGATCGTCGAGCTGCAGCGGCGCGGCTACCATAACGTCTGGCAGCTGCAGGGGGGCATCCTGCGCTATCTGGAGGAACGCCCGGCCGGCAGCTTCCAGGGTGACTGCTTCGTATTCGATCATCGCGTGGCAGTGGGACCGGATCTGCTGCCTGTTCCCGGTCTGGGCCTCTGCGTTCACTGCGGCAACCCCGCCCGCGAGCAGGTACCCTGCGTGCGCGGCGACGGCAGCGGCTACGTCTGCACCGACTGTCAACGGGATCCGGTTCGCGGCAGCACCTGCTCCAAGGACTGCGCGAATAAACACGCTGCCTCCCTGCCGGCATGAGAACAGGTACTCCGGCAAGAAACTCGGCGTGCGGGTTTGCTTTTTCCTTTTCAGTACATGAAACTCCATGTCATACGGTGATAAAGGAGAAAAACAGGATGACCAATCGGATTTGCATACCAACTATGCTGTTACTGGCAATGGTTATGGTAAATGGCTTAACTGGCTGTGATGTAGCGAATGGAAATACCTCCACCAGTTCAGGTGACCAGTTTACCCTGCCTGGAGGTGTCATTGAGAATTGGGACAAGCTCGATAATACTACCGAGGTAATTGCAATTTTGAGAATTGACCAGGACACCCATGCGGAACTCGGGCGGGTAAGCATTGACGCCAGCGGCACTTTTGCAGGAATGCACATCCCCGTAGCGCCCGAGGAAGCCCGCTTGCCCAACGTATTCCACCCTGAGCTTGAGGTCAGCTCTCCCGATGTCGGGATTGCACAGCTATCCGGGCTGCATTCATGCGAATCGGTACTACATGAAGCCAGCGATATAAACCTTGAAGGATTTCAGGGGGGTGCTCAGCTGGGTGTTTCCTGGTATTTTGCCGATTCCCAGACTGTAGTAACGGGGGAATACACCACTGAGTACGAGTCAGATGGTTACCGAGAAACCAGTAAGTATTGCTACGACCTGCAGCTGGAACACGGATGGAATGTCGTACTGTGGTCCAGCACAAGTGAAACCAGTGAAAACCATACCCGCTTCACCATCAGTGTCACGACAGCACCTATTCCGAACGGGATGTCATGGCATTATCGGTGGATAGAGAATTAGCAGGAAAATCCCACCATCCAGGAACCCCGTGCACAACCGCCCGGGAGCATGTATACTTGTATTCCGGGAACAACACCCGTACCTGAAGGAGGATTGATATGCGAAGAACCGGAAGCAGCATCTTTCTGCTGCAGCTCAGCCTCGGGATCATGTTTGTCATGATCGGGATTGCCGGAATATCCGGTGCGACCAGCGGGATTGGCCGGGTAATGAATGACATGAACAACCTGTTCGGGGGCAACCAGGGCACCGTGCAGATTATTGTAGCGATTATTCAGCTGGTAGCCGGCACCCTGCT comes from the Spirochaeta africana DSM 8902 genome and includes:
- a CDS encoding sulfurtransferase, coding for MSAYHIAATYSFFPIDDPALHQEAIRSEAARLDIRGIFVLAPEGLNTTCAAPSRPALDAWIGFLQQHFQIRLDCKYSQSARRPFKRLAFKLRPEICTTGNTRLEVDNSQNHHLDPAQWDTMLDDPDSVVIDTRNHYEYELGSFRGAINPRTDSFREFFDKVEEMDIPRDRNIMIFCTGGIRCHKGIVELQRRGYHNVWQLQGGILRYLEERPAGSFQGDCFVFDHRVAVGPDLLPVPGLGLCVHCGNPAREQVPCVRGDGSGYVCTDCQRDPVRGSTCSKDCANKHAASLPA